Proteins from one Caminicella sporogenes DSM 14501 genomic window:
- the prdC gene encoding proline reductase-associated electron transfer protein PrdC: MRIVLPLKQHVGNLCKPIVKVGEEVKKGQLVALPDGLGANIHSSVYGKVVEIKDDSIVIEAFENQPEEYVKIKETDNYLEAIKEAGIVGAGGAGFPTHIKLKADLKGGYIIVNSAECEPILNHNIRFVEENPETILRGIKYVMEITNASKGYIAIKPKHKKAIISMGKVCKEEENIEVKFLPDMYPAGDERVIIRELLGVELQPGQLPIEANAVVLNVETIKNIVLAIEERRPVITKDLTVGGRVKDRPEGKVFLDVPLGMPVKYFIDKCGGYVEPYGEIVLGGPFTGKHGEEDSPVTKTTGGVLVSLPFPKETRKVGVIACECGAQEARLEEIAKGMGAEIVASTKCKRMVEVNGRYRCDKPGVCPGQAEKVLYLKKHGAQVIITGTCEDUTNTVMKVAPRVGVAVYHSTDHVLRAAGHRLYRRKK; the protein is encoded by the coding sequence TTGAGAATAGTACTTCCTTTAAAACAGCATGTAGGAAATTTATGTAAGCCTATAGTTAAAGTAGGTGAAGAAGTTAAAAAAGGACAGTTAGTTGCACTGCCAGATGGTTTAGGAGCCAATATACATTCTAGTGTATATGGAAAAGTGGTAGAAATAAAAGATGACAGCATAGTTATAGAAGCCTTTGAAAATCAACCAGAGGAATATGTGAAGATTAAGGAGACTGACAATTATCTTGAAGCAATAAAAGAAGCAGGAATAGTTGGTGCTGGAGGAGCAGGTTTCCCAACTCATATAAAATTGAAAGCAGATTTAAAAGGTGGATATATAATAGTAAACTCTGCTGAATGTGAACCAATTCTAAATCATAATATAAGGTTTGTTGAGGAAAATCCTGAAACAATATTAAGAGGCATTAAATATGTTATGGAAATAACAAATGCTTCTAAGGGATATATAGCTATAAAGCCTAAACATAAAAAAGCCATTATATCTATGGGAAAAGTTTGTAAGGAAGAAGAGAACATAGAAGTTAAGTTTTTACCAGATATGTATCCAGCAGGAGATGAAAGAGTAATAATAAGAGAATTGCTAGGTGTAGAATTACAGCCAGGTCAGCTTCCAATTGAAGCAAATGCTGTAGTTCTAAATGTGGAAACTATAAAAAATATAGTTTTAGCAATAGAAGAGAGAAGACCTGTTATTACAAAGGATTTGACTGTTGGAGGGAGAGTAAAAGATAGACCAGAAGGAAAAGTATTTTTAGATGTACCTTTAGGAATGCCTGTAAAATATTTTATTGATAAATGTGGCGGATATGTTGAGCCATATGGTGAAATAGTTCTTGGAGGTCCATTTACAGGAAAACATGGAGAAGAAGATTCTCCTGTAACAAAGACGACTGGAGGAGTATTGGTAAGTTTACCATTTCCAAAGGAAACTCGAAAAGTAGGAGTAATTGCATGTGAATGTGGGGCTCAAGAAGCTAGGCTTGAAGAAATAGCTAAAGGAATGGGAGCAGAAATAGTAGCTTCTACAAAATGTAAGAGAATGGTAGAAGTTAATGGCAGGTATAGATGTGATAAGCCCGGTGTATGTCCAGGTCAAGCAGAAAAAGTTTTATATTTGAAAAAACATGGAGCACAGGTTATAATAACTGGAACTTGTGAGGATTGAACTAACACAGTTATGAAAGTTGCTCCTAGGGTAGGAGTCGCAGTTTATCATAGTACTGACCATGTTTTAAGAGCTGCTGGTCATAGATTATATAGAAGAAAGAAATAA